Genomic window (Streptomyces sp. LX-29):
ACTGCGCCTCCCGGCGCTGCACGTCGCGCGCGGTGACGTCGTTGGCGCAGGTGTAGCCGAGGATGACGTCCTTCACCCGCTCGCGAGGGACCTCGCGGCACATCCGTCCGATGACCACGGCCAGCTCGGCCTCGTGGTGCACCTCGGAGGAGAAGGAGGGGTAGACGATGGGGTCGCCGGGGCCGACCACGGCGGTCGACGGCTTGAAGAAGGCGACCGGGACCTCGGGGACCTCGTTGCCCAGCTCGGCGGCGTGCTCGGCGTAGTTGCGGCCGATCGCGACGATCTTGTTGGGCAGGACCGGCGACAGCAGGCGGACCTTGTCCAGCGGGATCTTGGTGCCCGAGCGTTCGAAGTCGCCGTAGGGGATGCCCTTGATGATGTCGAGGGTCTCGCCCTCGACCACACCGTAGGCGACGTTGCCATCGATGGAGAATCTGGCGATGCGCACGGGAAGCTGGCGCCCTTCGAGATAGCTGACGGAGACTGACGCTTCAGGCTATCTCGCGGGGGCGCACGGCCGCCCGGTCGACGAGGCGGCCCGTCAGCCGGTGGGGGCCTCCATCAGCACGGTGCGCCTGGGGTTCGCGGTCTGCGTCGGCAGCTCGACCGGGTGCTCCGGACGGTCGGCGGGGGCGACCAGGAGCTCCTCGGCGTCCGCGAGGTGTGCCAGCGTGGTGCGGCGGGGATTGGCTATGTTGCGGATCATCATCGTCGTCTTCATTCGGGTTCTCCCCCCATTGCCTCTTTGTCGTTTACACGGGTTGTGTAAAGCGCCAGGCTAGACGCGCCCATGCCCACGCATACAAAGAAGAACTCATGTGGAACGTGTGAGTTTCCTCACGACGTCACGGGCAAATGCGACATAAACGGCGGTCAATCCAGCTGCATGAAACGGGACATTGCACGCCTGAACCTGACGTTCCGCTCTTGATCATGACTACCGGGACACCAGGCCATGACGAGCAACTCGCGGGCAAAAGTCCGTTATCGGAGACATGACTTTCTACGTCCGGTAATGACTCCCATACTGAGCGTCACGCCCGTCATGTCCGCACCACTCGCCCTTGTTGATGCATCCGGCCCTGTGCTGGAATTCCCAGCACCGCCGCAAGATTCAGCCGGCGCGCAGGGGGCGCACGAGAATGGCGCCGAGCGGCGGTGGCTCCTCCTCTCGAACGAAAGGTGAGCGCGCCGGTCACTCACGACCGCTACGGGGGGCTGCGGTCCCCATCGACTCGACACCGTTTCGCCGGTCTCCGGTGAAGCGCCTGGTCCAGAGGTTGCGACGCTAGTGCAGGGACGTTTCAAGAGGGAAGGCAGCGCTTCGGCGGATCCGGAGCCGCGCGGTGGGTCCGACCGCGGCTCCTCGCCCCAGCGCGCCCAGTCCACCGGATTGACGCCGGGCGACCACGGCTCCGACGCCGGATCCGGTTCCGGCGCGCTGCCGGGCGCCCCGGCCGGCGGTGGCGGTGGCGGCGGTGGCGAGGCTGCCGACAAGGCCCAGCCGAAGGCGAAGGGACCCACCGGGCCCGGCGCCCGAATAGCCCTGCGCAACTGGCGCATCTCCACCCGACTCGTCTCCCTGCTCGCGCTCCCCGTGGTCGCCGCGACCACCCTGGGAGCCCTGCGTATCGAGACCTCGCTGGAGAACATCCAGCAGCTGGACCACATGAAGCTGCTCACCGAGATGACGCAGCAGGCGACCCAGCTGGCCGACGCCCTCCAGGAGGAGCGCGACAAGTCCGCGGGTCCGCTGGCCGGCGAGGGCAGCCAGAAGGACGACCGCGTCGTCGCCACCCGGGAGAAGACCAGCCGCGCGATCACGGCCTTCCAGGAGGCCACCGCGGACGTCGACCCCAACGACCCGACCATGATCGGCGTGCAGTCGACCCTGGTCGACATCAGCAAGCAGCTCGGCAAGATCCGGTCCATCCGCGACACGGCGTACGACGACAAGACGTACATCGCGCAGACCGTCGAGAGCTACAACGAACTCATCACCTCGCTGCTCTCGCTCTCCCAGGACATGGCGCAGGCGACCAGCAACAGCGAGATGATCAACAGCACTCGCGCGCTGGCCACCTTCTCCGCCGCCAAGGAGTACGCGTCCATCCAGCGCGCGGTCATCAGCGCCGCCCTGGCCAACCCCAAGGGCGCCGCCCTCTCCGCCAACGACCGCCGGTACGGCAAGTCGGCCCTCGACAAGGAGACCGAGGCGCTGCGGCGCTTCGTGCAGATCCGCCGGGACAGCTCCGAGGACCTGCTGGAGCCGCTCAACGGCGGCCGCCCCGACATCACCGCGGCCGACAAGTACGCCCAGCGCGTGCTGCGCGACGCC
Coding sequences:
- a CDS encoding fumarylacetoacetate hydrolase family protein — its product is MRIARFSIDGNVAYGVVEGETLDIIKGIPYGDFERSGTKIPLDKVRLLSPVLPNKIVAIGRNYAEHAAELGNEVPEVPVAFFKPSTAVVGPGDPIVYPSFSSEVHHEAELAVVIGRMCREVPRERVKDVILGYTCANDVTARDVQRREAQWARAKGFDTSCPLGPWVETDLDPRDLAVMCTVNGEQRQLGRTGEMVRTVEDLIVHITEAMTLLPGDVILTGTPAGVGPLSVGDEVAVTIEGIGTLTNKVIKRG